TGCCGGCGGCGGGCCGGGTCGACGGCGAGCCGCAGGATCCAGCCGCGCCGGCCGTCCCAGGTGCCCAGCACCACCCCGGCCACCCGGTCGCCGTCCACCGCGACCAGGAACAACTCGGGGTCACGGGCCAGCTTCAGCTCCAGCTCGGCGCGCGGGACGATCTCGCGGGCGGCCGCCGCCCAGACGGCGGCGACCGCGGCGTAATCGGTCCAGCGGAAGGTGCGGATCATCGGTTCTTCTCGGCGAGGGCGTTCGCCAGCAGCTGGACCAGGTGCACGCCGGAGACGCCGGCCAGGTCGTCGGCCTGGGTGCGACAGGAGAACCCGTCGGCGAGGAAGACGTCACCCTCCTCGGCCTGCTCCAGCGCGGGCAGCAGCTGCTGCTCGGCGACCTGCACGGACACCTCGTAGTGCCCGCGTTCCACACCGAAGTTGCCGGCCAGGCCGCAGCATCCGCCGAGCCGCTTGACCGTGGCGCCGGCGTTCTTCAGCAGCTTGGCGTCGGCCTCCCAGCCCATCACGGCATGGTGGTGGCAGTGCGGCTGGGCGACCACCCGGACCCCGGCCAGCGACGGCGGCGTCCAGTCCGGGGTGGCGGCGAGCAGCTCGGCGACGGTCTTGGTGGCGGCGGCCACCTCGCGGGCCGCCTCGTTGTCGACCAGTTCGACGGCGTCGCCGCGCAGCACACCGGTGCAGGACGGCTCCAGGCCGACGATCGGGATGCCCTTCTTGACCGCCCGGTGCAGCTCGTCGACGGTGACGCCGAGGATCCGGCGGGCCGCGTCGAGCTGGCCGGTGCTGATCCAGGTCAGGCCGCAGCAGGCTTTCCTGCTGGTCACCTGCGGCGCGTAGCCGGCGTCGACGAGCAGGTCGACGGCCGCCTGGGCGATCTCCGGCGCGAAGTGGTCGGTGAAGCTGTCCACGAACAGGATGACCGGCTTACCGGTCCGCACCGGCTGGAAGGTGGACTTGAACGTCTTGCCGGCGAAGGTGGGGATCGATCGCCGCGCGTCGACACCCGCCGCGTACAGCGCCAGGCTGCGGATGCCCGGCAGGCTGGTCATCAGGTTCGCCAGGCGCGGCATCCGGGACGCCAGCCGGGACCAGCGCGGCAGCCAGCCCAGCGAGTAGTGCGAGCGCGGCCGGGCCCGTCCCCGGTAGCTCTGGTGCAGGACCTCGGACTTGTAGGCGGCCATGTCGATCCCGGTCGGACAGTCCGACGCGCAGCCCTTGCAGGACAGACAGAGATCAAGGGCGTCGTGTACGGCCTCCGCCCGCCAGTCCGGCGCCAGGTCCCCGTCGAGCATCTCCTGCAGCACCCGGGCTCGTCCCCGGGTCGAGTCCTTCTCGTTCTTGGTGGCCAGGAACGACGGGCACATCACCCCGCCGAGCACCGTCGTGTCGACCCGGCACTTGCCCACCCCGGTGCACCGGTGCACGGCCTGGTTGAAGTCCCCGCCGTCGTGGTGGTACGCCAGCGCCAGCGGCACCGTCACCTTCCGCGCCTGCGACACCCGGATGTTCGCGTCCACCGGGTCCGGGTCCACCAGGTTGCCCGGGTTCAGCAGGTTGCCCGGGTCGAAGGTGTGCTTGATCTGCCGGAACAGGCTCATCGCGGCGGGCGAGTACATCCGGCCGAGCAGCTCGCTGCGCGCCCGCCCGTCGCCGTGCTCGCCGGAGAGCGACCCGCCGTAACTGACCACCAGGTCGGCGGCGTCCTCCAGGAACGCCCGGAACTTGCCCGGCCCGCCCGGCTTGTCCAGCGGGAAGTCCAGCCGCACGTGCACGCAGCCGTCGCCGAGGTGCCCGTACGGCATCACGGACAGGCCGTGCCGCTCGCACAGCGCGTCGAAGTCCCGCAGGTACGCCCCGATCCTGGCGGGCGGCACCGCGGCGTCCTCCCAGCCGGCGTGCGCGGGCAGCCCGCTCGGCGCGCGCCCGGCCAGCCCGGCGCCGTCCTCGCGGATCTTCCAGAGCGGCGCGGCCCGCGCGGTGTCCTCGACGATCACGTGGTCGATCGCCCCGGCCGCCGCGACGAGGCCGGCCACCCGGTCGCGGACCTCCGCCAGGTCGTCGCCGGCGATCTCCACCAGCAGCCAGGCGGTGCCGCCGGGCAGGGGCGGGACGGCGTCCGGGCCGCGCCGGCTGCGCACCACGTCGCAGATCCGGTGGTCGAGGCCCTCGCAGGCGGTCGGCGTGAACTCCAGGATCGCCGGGATGACGTCGCCGGCGGTGCCGAAGTCGGGGTAGCCGAGCACCACCAGAACCCGGTGCGCCGGGTCGGCGACCAGCCGGACGGTGGCCTCGGTGACGATCGCCAGGGTGCCCTCGCTGCCGACCAGGAACTCGGTGAGGTTGAACCCGTTCTCCGGGAGCAGGTGCTCGACCGCGTAGCCGGAGACCTGGCGGCCGAACGTGGCGAACTCGGTCCGGCCGACAGCGAGGTTCGCCCCGATCAGCTCGCGCAGCGCGTCCACCGTCTTGTCGGCGCCGCGCGGCTCGGGCCCGGTGACCAGCCGCTCGCCGTCGATGGTGAACGCCGTGAGCGCGACAGTGTTGTCCGAGGTCCGGCCGTAGCCCAGGGTCCGCGAGCCGCACGAGTTGTTGCCGATCATCCCGCCGATCGTGCAGCGGGTGTGCGTCGACGGGTCCGGCCCGAACCGCAGACCGTACGGTTTCGCCGCCGCCTGCAGCACCGCCTGCACGGTGCCGGCCTGCACCCGGGCGGTCCGCGTCTCGGCGTCGATCTCGAGGACCTTGTTCATGTGCCGGCTGAAGTCCAGGATCACCCCCGGCCCGATCGCGTTGCCGGCCACCGAGGTGCCCGCGCCCCGCGCGGTGATCGGAATACCCAGCTCGCGGCAGACCCGCAGGGTCGCCGCCACGTCGTCGTCGTGGCGCGGCCGCACGATCGCCTGCGGCACGACCCGGTACAGGGAGGCGTCGCTGGCGTACGCCGAACGGTGCGCCGCGTCGGTGAGCACGTCGGGGACGCCGGCCCGCGCCAGGGCTTGGACGAGGTCGGTCGAGATCGCTGCGGTTGTCACGTATCAGGGCAATCTGTCGGCGGGTAGCGGGGCGGCTCGCACATTACCGACATGCTAGGTCCGGGCGGCGGCGGCTTCCCGCAGCTCGGGACTAGGTCACACCACGATCGCGCGGATCCGGCGGTTGACATCGGGGCGCCGGTTCGCATGCTGCTCCAGGAGCACGCGGGCCTGCTTGGCGTCGATCCGCGGGTGGATCAGCCCGAGCTCGGCGAGCCGGATCGCGGCGTCCAGCTCGACCTCCGCCCACTCCGTGGCGGGGTGGCTCTCCAGATACTGCACCAGCAAGGGAGCCAGCTGAGCGCCTCCGACCGAGTCCAGATGCGCCAGGAGGCAGCTGACCAGTTCGGTCCGATAATGCATCAGATCGACCGGAAGCCGGGAGAGGATCCGAACGATGTCGGTGGCGGTGAGCTCCCGATCGCGTTCGATGCGATGCAGAACGAGGTCGAACCAGCAACTCTCGAAGTCGGCTTCCTGGAGGCAATGCCGATAGCGCTCCGCCCGGTCTGCCACCGGTTCGGAAGACCGGCTGATCAACAGCAGCATGTCGTGCATCAGACTCGTCATCCGACCACGCGCACCCGGCCCGAAAATCATCCCACTGGCGACGCCGAATTGCTTCCGCACGAGCGGTTCCACGGCATGGTGCCGCATGTCGCCGGCCGGGTCGCAGATGAAATGGGCCTCCTGCCCCGCAGGGTGGAGCACATTGCCGGCTACCCAATAATCGTTGACGTCCGGGTCGCCTTCGCCGATGACCCACGCCAGGTCCACCGTAGGGAGGTCAGCCGGGTCGCCGTCGAACGTGAGCTCGATGTCCCGCTCGCCGCCGGAGCCCACGCGTTTCACCACCACCAGGTCGAGCAGCCCGGCCCAGCCACTCGCGGCGTCCTGCGACTTCCAGAGCAGCGCCATGTCCCGCCAACCCCCAATGGCCTCCGCATCCATGGTCTCGAACAGCGATCCGGCCGTCACGTTCTCCCCACACAAGGCCAGGAGCAGTAGGTTCGCGGTATAGGTAGCGATCCGGGAGGGGACCGTCAGCGAGCGCGGCTGATAGCCGCCGAACCCCCGCGGATCCCTCGGCTGCGGCGCCGCCCGGAACAGGTCGACCAGCAGCGCGGTCCACTCCGCCCGGGCAACGGCCGGCTTGGCCAGGACCATGCCGTGCAGGAACACCACCATCTGCCGCCGATCCGCCAGCGGCGCCCAGGAGAGCAGCGCGTGCAGCAGGTCGTCGTCGACCGGTTTGCCGCCGGTGAGGAAGGTGACGCCGCGCCGCGCGGCGACCATCTCGTCGACGATGTTGTGCAGGAGCCGGGCCACCAGGTACTCGCCGAACGTGGCGTGCAGGAACTCGTAGGTGCCGAGCCGCACCCCGTCCCGATCGGCGCCGGCGCGGTGCACGAAGTAGAACGAGCCGAGCGCCTCCTCCACCGCGCTCTGCCGCGCTCGCAAGCCGGCCGGGAGCGGCACCAGCCCGGGAGCGACGGGTGCCGGGAGAGCCTGCAGGTCCTTGGCCAGATCCTCCGCGGTCACCCACTGCGCGCCGCGGTTGAACATCGCGAAGGCCACCACGCTGAGCCGGTACAGCTGGGCCTCGACCAGCTGCGCACGCTCCCGCGGCGGCAGCCCGGCGCCCAGCTTGTCCACCTCCCGGCGGGCGAAGCGCTCCAGCAACCGCTCGTACAGCTCGTCCGGTCGCAGCAGGCCGGCGTCGCGCAGCGCGTTGCCCTCCGCGTCGTAGAGGGCCAGCATCAGCAGCAACAGCGGCTGCTCGGCCAGATGCCGATAGCGCAGCACGGTCGGCAGGTCCAGCGGCGCTTCCCCGCCCGCGAAACGGCCGGCGTTCGTCCGGTTCCAGACGTCGAGCCAGGCGGCGATCCGGTGCTCGTCGAAGGGCTCCAGCCGGACCGCGACGGTGCCCTCGCTGGGCTGCGCCCGGTCCGCGACACTGGTCCGGCTGGTGACGATCACCGCGACCGGCCGGCCCTGGTCCATCTCGCGGCGCTGAAACGCGGTGACCCGGCTCAGATAGTCCGTCTGGCTCACCCCGGTCGCCTGGAGCAACTCGTCGAACCCGTCCAGGAGGACCAGCGGCAGGGCGTCGCCGGACGACCTGCTCAGCGCCGGCCACGCCAGCCGCTCGCCGGTGGCGTCGCGGATCGCCTGCTCGATCTGGTCCTGCAGGTCGGCCGAGGCGGACACCGTCCGCAGCGGCACCAGGACCGGCAGGAACGCGCTGGCCGGCAGCTGCCCGGCCAGCAGCTTGCTGAGCACCGACTTGCCAGAGCCCGGGTGGCCGAGCACCAGGAGCGGCGCGGCGGCCGCCTCCGCCGAGGTGAGGTGCCCGGTCAGAAAGGACAGCAGGTCATCCCGCACCGGCTGCCGCTCCCACCAGGTCTCACTGCTCAGTGGCATGCTCCCGGCGACGACGCAGGCCCGGTACAGCTGCGGCAGGAAGGCCTCCGCCAGCGAGGGCATGCGCAGCCCGGTCGGCATGTCGTCGGACGGCCGGTCGAGCGCCGTCGCGTAGGCGCGGGACAGCTCGGCGCGGCGCTCGTCGGGCACGCGGCCGTCGGCGAGCCGGTCCAGCACGGCGCGCAGGCCGGCCAGCGCGGTGGTCGCCTCGCGCAGCCCGGCGCGGGTCGCGTTGTGCTCGCGCATCCCGGCCCAGAACGCCACCTCCGGGAACTCGGCCGCCAGTCGCCCGAGCAGGCTGTCGTACCGGTCCACGGCGACGCTCGGCACGCTCACCAGCGCCTGCAGCGCCAGCTCCTGCTCGCGGCCGGACAGTCGTTGCCAGACGGCGAGTCCCTTCAGGAAGTCGCCGGCCTTGCCGGTCATCCGGTGGTAGTGGTCGGTCAACTGCCGGCGGAACTCCTCGTGCGGCTCGGCGGCGCCGGGCACCGGCGCCGACCAGCCGGCATGCCACCCGGCGCCGGCGGCAGTACCCAGCGAGCGCTGCTCCTCGGCGGTGAGCTCCAGATCCCGGTACTCGACCACCAGTTCCGTCGCGGCGAGCGCCTCGAAGTAGGCGGTGACCGCCAGCACGGCGTGGGCCGCCCGGAGCCGCTCGGTCCGTTCCCAGCGGGACAGTTTCGAGCGGCGTTCGACGAGTCCGGTCACCAGTCTCTCGGCGACCTTGCTCAGCTCGGCCTTCGCGTCGAACCAGCCGAGCAGGTCCCGGAACGGGCCGATGGCCGCCAGCAGGCCGGCCCCGAGCAGCGTGTCCAGGAGCTTGACCCACCTGTCCCGGTCACCGCCGAGCAGCTTGACGGCGTCGTCGTAGCTCACCTCACGTCCCACCGGCGCAGTATCCCAGCGACTGTCCACCGTGCTCGGCGCGGCCGCGGTGCCCGGGCCGTACGAAAATCGATGTTGGTGATGCGTCAGCCGGTGGGTGGCGGCCGCGTGGTCGAATGGGGCATGCTGCTCGCCCCGATGCTCGCGGCCGCGGTGGCGGCCGGCCCGGTCTGCCAGGTCGACGACAAGCGGTTGGACGAGGTCTCCGGGCTGGTGGCGACCGATGCCGGATATGTGATGGTCAACGACGGCGCCGACGAGGCGTCGCATCGGAAGATCTTCTATCTGCGGCCGGACTGCTCGCTGCGGCGCACGGTGTCCTATCCGTCGCGGCCGCGGGACACCGAGGACCTGCAGCTCGGGCGGGACGGGACGCTGTGGGTGGCGGACATCGGCGACAACGGGCAGAACCGGGACACCGTCGCGCTGTGGAGGCTGGCGCCCGGAGCGTCGAAGCCGAAACTGTTCCGGCTCTCCTACCCGGACGGCGCGCACGACGCGGAGGCGCTGCTGATCGGGGCGGACGGCACACCGGTGGTGGTGACGAAGACGCCGGGTTCGGCCGGGATCTACGTGCCGGAGGGCGCGCTGCGGTCCGGCGGGACCACGCCGCTGCGCGCCGCCGGCAGCGTGTCGGTGCCGATGACCACCACCAGCAATCCGTTCTCGCTGCCCGGCCGCTTGGTGATCACCGGGGCGGCGAGCAGCCCGGACGGGTCGCGGGTGGTGCTGCGGACCTATGCTGACGCTTTCGAGTACGACGTGAGCGGCGGGGACGTCGTCAAGGCGCTCACCACCGGGACGCCCCGGCAGGTGGCGCTGCCGGACGAGCCGCAGGGCGAGTCGGTGGCCTACACGGCCGACGGGACCGCGCTGCTGACCATCTCGGAGGGCTCGAAGCCGACCCTGTTCCGCCATCCGCTGCCGGCCGCCCCGTCGCCCGCCGCCGCGGGCTCGTCCGCGTCGCCGGCCGCCGCGTCGTCCCCGGCCGGCAAGCAGCCGAGGACCGTGGTGAAAGCGGCCGACGACAGGCCGAACCGCCTGCCGATCCTGCTCGTCGTGCTGGCCGGGACGGCCGTGATCCTGGCGGCGGCCGTCCTCCTCCGTCGCCGCCGCCGGTGAGCCGGGCCGCTCGGCGACGTCACGACGAAACGTGCGGCTAGCCCGACGCCCCTTTCCTCCGGCGCGTTCGCTGGCTACCGTTCTGGATCATGACAAGGGCTCTCGTTCTCGGCGGCGGCGGCGTGACCGGCATCGCGTGGCATCTCGGCCTGCTCTGCGGCCTGCAGCGGGCCGGCGTGTCACTGACCAGCGCGGACACGATCATCGGCACGTCGGCCGGCTCGGTCGTCGGCACGCTGGTGGCGGCCGGCATCGACCTGGAGGCGGCGGTGGCCCTCCAGGAGGTCCCGGCTCCGCACCGGTCCGGCGGTGACGGCGGCGCCGGCGGTGACAACCGCGGCGCTACCGGCGGTGACAACCGCAACGGCGGCAGCACCGGGCGGTGGCTGGCCGCGATGGCCGTGCTCGCCGACCCGTCGGTGCCCGCTCAGCAGGCCCGCGCTCAGGTCGGCGCGATGGCCCTGGCCGCCGGCACGCCTCCGGAGCAGTCGTTCCTCGCGCAGATCGAGGCGATCCTGCCGGTGCGCGACTGGCCGGACCGCGACCTGCGGATCACCGTCGTCGACACGGCCGACGGGCGGGACGAGGTGCTGACCGCCGAGTCGGGCGTGCCGCTGCTGAGCGCCGTCGCCGCGAGCTGCGCGGTGCCCGGCCTGATGTCGCCGATCACCATCGGCGACCGGCGTTACATGGACGGCGGGGTCCGGCTCGGGGCCGGCGCCGACCTGGCCGCCGGCGCGGAGCGGGTGGTGGTGATCGCCCCGCTCGCGATGCTCAGCCGCGACCGGATCGTCACCGAGCTGGCCTCGACCGGCGCCGCGAAGACCCTGCTGATCGAGCCGGACGAGGCCACCCTCGAGGCGTTCGGCGGCAACTTCATGGACCCGTCCCGGCGCGCCCCGTCGGTCCGCGCCGGGTTGGCCCAGGCCGAGGCCATCGCCGACGCGGTACGCGCGGTCTGGTCCTGACCGGCCGCGGGACGAGCGGCCGGGCTCACTGGGTCGTGTCGGCCAGGCCGCACTCGTAGCCGAGGATCACCGCCTGCACCCGGTCGCGCAGGTCGAGTTTGCCGAGGATCCGGCCGAGGTGGGTCTTGACGGTGCTCTCCGACAGGACCAGGGTGGCGGCGATCTCGGGGTTGGACAGCCCGCGGGTGACCAGGGTGAGCACCTCCCGCTCGCGGCCGGTGAGCGCGGCGAGCCGCCGGTCGGCGGCGGCTCGCGGCGGCGTGCTGCCGAGGTAGTGCGCGATCAGCCGCCTGGTCACGCTGGGCGCGGCCACCGCCTCGCCGGCCGCCACCACCCGGACCGCGGAGACCAGGTCGGCGGCGAGGGCGTCCTTGAGCAGGAAGCCGCTGGCCCCGGCGCGCAGGCCGGCCAGCACGTACTCGTCCAGGTCGAAGGTGGTCAGGATGAGGACCCGGGCCGGGTGCGGGCCGGTGCGGATCCGGCGGGTGGCCTCGATGCCGTCCAGGCCGGGCATCCGGACGTCCATCAGCACCACGTCGGGCCGGGTGCGGGCGACCACGTCGAGGGCCTGCGCGCCGTCGGCCGCCTCGCCGACCACGTCGATGTCGCCCGTCGCGTCGAGCACCAGCCGGAAACCGGTGCGCACCAGCGTCTGATCGTCGACGAGCACCACCCTGATCCTCATGGGCTCACCGGCAGCGACGCGCCCAGCCGGAACCCGCCGCCCGGCCCGCGCCCGGTCTCCAGCGCCCCGCCCAGCATGCCGACCCGCTCGGCGATCCCGTGCAGCCCGCTGCCGTGCCCGTCGGCGCCGGCCGCCGGCCCGGGGCCGTCGTCGAGCACCTCGACCCGCAGGCAGTCCGGCTCGAAACGCACCCTGACCTCGGCGGCGGCGTCCGGGCCGGCGTGTTTGAGGGTGTTTGTCAGCGCCTCCTGCACGATCCGGTACGCCGACAGGTCGACGGCCGCGGGCACCACCTCGGGCACCCCGTCGATGTGCAGGTCGATCCGCATGCCGGCGAGCCGCAACTGGTCGACGAGCGCCGGCACCGTCCCGATCCCCGGCAGCGGCGCCAGCCCGGCCGGCTCCGCCCGGTTCGCGGCCAGCAGCCGGCGCATCTCGGCGAGCGACGACCGGCCGGTCTCGATCACGTGCCGGAGGGCGGTGGCGGTGCTCTCCGGATGCCGGTCCAGCGCGGCGGCCGCGCCCTGCGCCTGGACCACCATCACCGACATGCCGTGCGCGACCACGTCGTGCAGCTCCCGGGTGATCCGGGCCCGCTCGGTCGCGACCGCGAGGGCGGCCCGCTGCCGCTCCTCCCGGGCCAGGTCGGCGGTGCGCTGCTCGACGGCGGCCAGATGCGCGCGGCGGCTGCGCATCCCGTCGCCGACAGCGAACGCGGCGACCATCAGCAACCACAGCTCCAGCACCGCCTGACTGCTGTCGATCATCGCGTTCGCCCACATCTCGGCGGGGGTCACCGCCATCGTTTTCGCCGCCTTGTCGGGCGCCTCGGTGGTCATCACGACCTTCTGCGCCTTGCCGTTGCGCAGCGCCTCGCTGTCGGTGCGGACCCGCCCGCCCAGCATCGCCGCATAGGTGAGCAGCATGACGACGAGCAGCACGCTGAGCGCCACCCGCCGGCGGCGCACGGTGGCGGCCACCGTGTAGACCACCAGGGGCAGCGCCAGGTCGAGCAGCTGGAACTTGGTCTGCATCAACAGGTGGCCGAACGCGCCCGCCCCGGTGAGGGCCAGTGCCAGGACGGGGCGCGGCTGGCGGATCAGCAGACCGGCCATCACCAGCCCGGCGAGCACCCACCAGGCGGTCCCGCTGGGGCCGCCCCCGCTCGACTTCTGGTCGTCCAGAAATCGGGGCACGTAGGCGGGCCCCAGGGTCAGCAGCAGCAACGCCAGCGCGAGGGCGGCGTCGGTAAGGAATCGACGCGGCACGCTCCCATCGTAGGAAGTCGCGCGGCGGAAAGCGTCAGACCCAGGTCGTACATCAGCGGTACCACCGGCGGCCGAAGCACCGACCGCGGTCCGACGAGATCGATCATCGGGTCGGCCACGGTGAAGCCATGACCAGAACGAAGTCCAGATTGCTTCTGTGCGCCTTGGTCGTGGCCGGGATCGCCGGCTGCGACGCCGGTGGTCCGGCCGTCTCGCCCAGCGCCTCGGCCTCCGGGAACCGGCAGCAGCTGCTCGCGCTCGGCCAGGAGTGGGTGCGGTGCCTGCGCGACCACGGCCTGACCCGGATGCCCGACGTCGAGCTCAGCCAGGAGGGCTACCTCCAGTTCCCGGCCGTCGACGGCTACAACTGGAAGGAGGACCTGCGCACCCACCGGGACATCATCAACGCCTGCCAATCGATCGAGGACCGGTACCCGCCCAACGCGTTCCGCCCGCGCCAGCAGTTCTCCGCCGACGATCTGCGCAAGCTCGCCGCGTATGCGAAGTGCGTCCGGGAGCACGGCGTGCCGGACTTCCCCGACCCGAACGCGGCAGGCGAGTTCGACGTGACCGGCACCTCGCTGGAGCACGGCATCCCGGGGCGGTTGCGGGACCAGGCGGACGCCGCCTGCCACACGATCTGGAGTGGCGACGTCCGGGTCACCGGTGGCACCGGGGGCAGGAAGTGAGCCGCCGGGCTGTCGCCATCGCGATCGCGGTGACCGCTCCGCTGGCGGCCGGGGTGGCCTATGCCGTGCACGCCGGTCCGGGACCGTCCACCCCGGCCGCCGCCGAGGTCGCCACCGGCACCGCCGAGGTCACCCGGGGCACCCTGGAGCAGACCGTGCAGATCGCCGGCGAGCTCGGGTACACCGGGTCGTACCGGGTGGATCATCAGGGCCCGCCAGGCCTGCTCACCGCCTCGGCCGCGCCGGGCGCGACCATCGGCCGCGGCGGCATCCTCTTCCGGGTGTCCGACGATCCGGTTCGCCTGCTGCTCGGCGCGGTGCCGGCCTACCGCGATTTCCGGTACGGCATGAGCGACGGTCCCGACGTGCGCCAACTCGAGCGCAACCTGGTGGCGCTGGGTCTCGACCCGGACCGCGAGATGACCGTCGACAGGCATTTCAGCGCGGCCACCGCGCGGGCCGTCCGCCGCTGGGAGGCGTCCTGGGGGCGCGAGTCGTGGCAGCGCACCGGCCGGCTCACCCTGGGCCAGGTGATCTTCCTGCCCACCCCGCTGCGGGTGCTCACCCAGCCGGCCCGGGTCGGCGCCGCGGTGGGTGCCGGCACCGGCGTGCTGACCGGCACCTCGACCAGCCGGGCGGTGATCGCTCAGCTGCCGGTCGCCGACCGGGGTGGTGTGCACGTCGGCGACCGGGTCGAGGTCGGCCTCCCGGACACCGAGCCGATCCGCGGCCGGGTGACCCAGATCGGTCAGGTGGCGAGCACCCCGCCGGGCACCGCCGGACCGGACCAGCCACCGGACCCGGACGCGGCGACCGTCCCGGTCACCGTCACGCTCGCGCTACCCCGCGACCTGAGCCTGAGCCAGGCCCCGGCGACCGTCGACGTCGTCGGGCGTACCCGGGACCACGTGCTGCTGGCGCCGATCGCCGCGCTGCTCGCCCGGCCCGGCGGCGGGTACCAGGTCCGGCTGGCCGGCGGCGCGCTGACCGAGGTACGGCTCGGCGCGTTCGACGAGAGCAGCGGCCGGGTGGAGATCGAGACCGGTCTCACCGAGGGACAGTCCGTGGAGGTGCCGGCCGCATGACCACCGTGCTGGAACTCCGGGACGTACACAAGGTCTACCCCGGCACGCCGCCGGTGGAGTCGCTGCGCGGGGTCACCTTCGCGGTGCACAGCGGCGAGCTGGTCGCCGTCGCCGGGCCGTCCGGCTCCGGCAAGACCACGCTGCTCAACCTGGCCGCCGGTCTGGACCGGCCGACCACCGGCTCGGTACGCATCGGGGGCGAGCCGGTGGAGAAGCTGCGCGACCGGCAGCTGTCCGGGGTGCGCGCGCACCGGCTGGGCGTCGTCTTCCAGCAGTTCGTGCTGCTGGAACGACTGACCGCCGCCGAGAACGTGGCCACCGGCCTGCTCTATCGCGGGGTGCCGGCCACCGAGCGGCGCCGCGCCGCCGCCACCGCCCTGGACCGGGTCGGGCTCGCGCACCGGGCCTCGTTCCGGGCCGCGCACCTGTCCGGCGGGGAACGCCAGCGGGTGGCCATCGCTCGCGCCCTGGTCGGCCGGCCCGCCGTGGTGCTCGCCGACGAGCCGACCGGCAATCTCGACTCGGCGTCCGGCGCCGGGGTGGTCGAGCTGCTGCACGAGCTCAACGCGGACGGCGTGACGATAGTGGTGATCACTCACGACGAGCGGATCGCGGCGGCCATGCGCCGCCGGGTGGAGATCCAGGACGGCCGGGTGGTTCGCGACTCCGGGGGTGTGTCGTGAGGTCACGGTTGCGGCCGGCGGATCTGCTCCCGGTCGGTACGGTCGGGCTGCGGTCCCGGCCCGGCCGGACGGCGCTGTCGGTCCTCGGGGTGGCGATCGGGATCGCCGCGATGGTGGCGGTGCTGGGCGTGACCCGGTCCAGCCAGGCGGACGTGCTGGCCGAGATCGACCGGGTCGGCACGAACCTGCTGACGGTGGCGAACGGGAAGACGACGCGCGGGGACGAGGCGGAGCTGCCGGCGACGGCGGGGACGGCGGTCGCGCGTACCGAAGGGGTGTCGTCCTCCGCGGCGACCGCGACCCTGCCGGTCCGGGTCTACCGCAACGACCGCATCCCGTCCGGCCGCACCGGCGGCCTGTCCGTCCGGGTGGCCGAGCCGGCGCTGCTGGACACCCTGGACGCGACGCTGACGCGCGGCCGGTTCCTGGATCCGGCGCTGGTCCGCTATCCGGCAGTGGTGCTCGGGCACTACGCGGCGTCGGTGGTGGGGATCCGCGACGTCGGCGGGCAGCCCCGGGTGTGGCTCGGCGAGCGGTGGTTCACGGTGGTCGGCGTGCTGGCGCCGGTCGAGCTGGCACCGGAGCTGGACGCGGCGGCGCTGATCGGGGCGCCGGTGGCCGCCGCCGACTTCGGGTACCGGGGGCACCCGACCCGGATCTTCGTGCGGGCGCAGACCTCGCGGACCA
This window of the Actinoplanes oblitus genome carries:
- a CDS encoding FAD-binding and (Fe-S)-binding domain-containing protein yields the protein MTTAAISTDLVQALARAGVPDVLTDAAHRSAYASDASLYRVVPQAIVRPRHDDDVAATLRVCRELGIPITARGAGTSVAGNAIGPGVILDFSRHMNKVLEIDAETRTARVQAGTVQAVLQAAAKPYGLRFGPDPSTHTRCTIGGMIGNNSCGSRTLGYGRTSDNTVALTAFTIDGERLVTGPEPRGADKTVDALRELIGANLAVGRTEFATFGRQVSGYAVEHLLPENGFNLTEFLVGSEGTLAIVTEATVRLVADPAHRVLVVLGYPDFGTAGDVIPAILEFTPTACEGLDHRICDVVRSRRGPDAVPPLPGGTAWLLVEIAGDDLAEVRDRVAGLVAAAGAIDHVIVEDTARAAPLWKIREDGAGLAGRAPSGLPAHAGWEDAAVPPARIGAYLRDFDALCERHGLSVMPYGHLGDGCVHVRLDFPLDKPGGPGKFRAFLEDAADLVVSYGGSLSGEHGDGRARSELLGRMYSPAAMSLFRQIKHTFDPGNLLNPGNLVDPDPVDANIRVSQARKVTVPLALAYHHDGGDFNQAVHRCTGVGKCRVDTTVLGGVMCPSFLATKNEKDSTRGRARVLQEMLDGDLAPDWRAEAVHDALDLCLSCKGCASDCPTGIDMAAYKSEVLHQSYRGRARPRSHYSLGWLPRWSRLASRMPRLANLMTSLPGIRSLALYAAGVDARRSIPTFAGKTFKSTFQPVRTGKPVILFVDSFTDHFAPEIAQAAVDLLVDAGYAPQVTSRKACCGLTWISTGQLDAARRILGVTVDELHRAVKKGIPIVGLEPSCTGVLRGDAVELVDNEAAREVAAATKTVAELLAATPDWTPPSLAGVRVVAQPHCHHHAVMGWEADAKLLKNAGATVKRLGGCCGLAGNFGVERGHYEVSVQVAEQQLLPALEQAEEGDVFLADGFSCRTQADDLAGVSGVHLVQLLANALAEKNR
- a CDS encoding NACHT domain-containing protein, with the protein product MGREVSYDDAVKLLGGDRDRWVKLLDTLLGAGLLAAIGPFRDLLGWFDAKAELSKVAERLVTGLVERRSKLSRWERTERLRAAHAVLAVTAYFEALAATELVVEYRDLELTAEEQRSLGTAAGAGWHAGWSAPVPGAAEPHEEFRRQLTDHYHRMTGKAGDFLKGLAVWQRLSGREQELALQALVSVPSVAVDRYDSLLGRLAAEFPEVAFWAGMREHNATRAGLREATTALAGLRAVLDRLADGRVPDERRAELSRAYATALDRPSDDMPTGLRMPSLAEAFLPQLYRACVVAGSMPLSSETWWERQPVRDDLLSFLTGHLTSAEAAAAPLLVLGHPGSGKSVLSKLLAGQLPASAFLPVLVPLRTVSASADLQDQIEQAIRDATGERLAWPALSRSSGDALPLVLLDGFDELLQATGVSQTDYLSRVTAFQRREMDQGRPVAVIVTSRTSVADRAQPSEGTVAVRLEPFDEHRIAAWLDVWNRTNAGRFAGGEAPLDLPTVLRYRHLAEQPLLLLMLALYDAEGNALRDAGLLRPDELYERLLERFARREVDKLGAGLPPRERAQLVEAQLYRLSVVAFAMFNRGAQWVTAEDLAKDLQALPAPVAPGLVPLPAGLRARQSAVEEALGSFYFVHRAGADRDGVRLGTYEFLHATFGEYLVARLLHNIVDEMVAARRGVTFLTGGKPVDDDLLHALLSWAPLADRRQMVVFLHGMVLAKPAVARAEWTALLVDLFRAAPQPRDPRGFGGYQPRSLTVPSRIATYTANLLLLALCGENVTAGSLFETMDAEAIGGWRDMALLWKSQDAASGWAGLLDLVVVKRVGSGGERDIELTFDGDPADLPTVDLAWVIGEGDPDVNDYWVAGNVLHPAGQEAHFICDPAGDMRHHAVEPLVRKQFGVASGMIFGPGARGRMTSLMHDMLLLISRSSEPVADRAERYRHCLQEADFESCWFDLVLHRIERDRELTATDIVRILSRLPVDLMHYRTELVSCLLAHLDSVGGAQLAPLLVQYLESHPATEWAEVELDAAIRLAELGLIHPRIDAKQARVLLEQHANRRPDVNRRIRAIVV
- a CDS encoding GNAT family N-acetyltransferase gives rise to the protein MIRTFRWTDYAAVAAVWAAAAREIVPRAELELKLARDPELFLVAVDGDRVAGVVLGTWDGRRGWILRLAVDPARRRQGIAAALVRELEGRFRALGCPRVNLLVMPDNEAGLRFWQALGYLPMPDVLCTKPL